One genomic region from Desulfobotulus pelophilus encodes:
- a CDS encoding chemotaxis protein CheX produces the protein MNAYLLLPFGKYSPFVLYRPCFFRICASPAGGRLPGETNYVPIIKTIKRGVDPGRPQPIPQAASTPNNLLLPASEVPMKAEHVNPFITATISVISTMAFVKPAPGKPFLKKDNKATGDVSAIVGMTGPSHATFSISFQKKAILAIVSGMFGEPIENLNDEVAEAAGELANMISGQARKELESVGLVYEGAIPSVASGENHELKHITDGPKIAVPFVVADSAFTLELSFEA, from the coding sequence ATGAACGCCTACCTTCTGCTACCTTTCGGAAAGTATTCTCCTTTCGTATTATACAGGCCGTGTTTCTTCAGGATTTGTGCATCTCCAGCGGGCGGACGCCTCCCTGGTGAAACAAATTATGTTCCAATAATAAAAACCATCAAACGTGGAGTTGATCCTGGCAGACCCCAACCAATACCACAAGCTGCCAGTACACCTAACAATCTGCTTCTCCCCGCCTCAGAGGTTCCCATGAAAGCCGAACATGTCAATCCGTTCATTACTGCAACGATCAGTGTTATTTCCACCATGGCTTTTGTCAAACCAGCTCCAGGCAAACCCTTCTTGAAAAAGGATAATAAAGCCACGGGAGATGTCAGCGCCATTGTGGGAATGACCGGACCATCCCATGCCACATTTTCCATCAGTTTTCAAAAAAAAGCCATTCTGGCAATTGTATCCGGCATGTTCGGAGAACCTATTGAAAACCTAAACGATGAAGTGGCTGAGGCAGCCGGAGAACTGGCCAACATGATCTCAGGCCAAGCCCGAAAAGAACTTGAATCTGTCGGCCTCGTTTATGAGGGGGCCATTCCCAGTGTTGCATCCGGAGAAAATCACGAACTCAAGCACATTACTGACGGCCCTAAGATTGCGGTACCTTTCGTTGTTGCGGACAGCGCATTTACCCTCGAACTCAGCTTTGAGGCATAA
- a CDS encoding glutaredoxin family protein: MLQVFSASWCPHCQKAIRWLRDNDIPFQVVNIETAETSLVEKVVAINGGEDWVVPTLEYEGKWRKGMVFEPQSFKQDLIELGMTVPDHD; the protein is encoded by the coding sequence ATGCTCCAAGTTTTTAGTGCCAGCTGGTGCCCACACTGCCAGAAAGCCATCCGGTGGCTGAGAGACAATGATATACCCTTTCAGGTAGTCAATATAGAAACTGCCGAAACATCTCTGGTTGAAAAGGTAGTTGCCATTAATGGAGGCGAAGACTGGGTGGTCCCCACACTGGAATACGAAGGTAAGTGGAGAAAAGGCATGGTCTTTGAACCTCAGTCCTTCAAGCAGGATCTTATTGAGCTGGGCATGACGGTACCCGACCATGACTAA